CGGGTCGCGGGAGACCGCCGAGAGGCGGCCGAGGGCCCACGGACCCGCGTCGAGCACGTCGTGGCCCCGGCGCTCCAGCTCGGCCAGGGTCTCGGCGCCGAGGCGGGACTCCGCCACCACGCGCCCCGGTTCCCAGGACCGCGGGAAGAACGAACCCGGGAACGCACCCGTGTGCCAGGCCGGCGCGTCGATCGCCTCCTGCAGGTTCAGCCCGCCGTGCACGTGGGCCAGCCAGAAGCACAGCTGCCACTGGTCCTGCTGGTCGCCGCCCGGCGTGCCGAACGCCAGGGTGGGCACCCCGCCGCGCAGGGCCAGGGACGGGCTCAGCGTGATCCGCGGCCGCTTGCCCGGGGCCAGCGAGTTCGGCAGGCCCTCGTCCAGCCAGAACATCTGCGCCCGGCTGCCCAGGCAGAAGCCCAGCTCCGGGATGGTCGGCGAGGACTGCAGCCAGCCGCCGGACGGGGTCGCCGAGACCATGTTGCCCCAGCGGTCCACCACGTCGATGTGCACCGTGTCGCCGCGGCTCTCCCCGGTCGGCGACACCGTCGGCTCGCCGATGCCGACCCCGCTGGGGTCCTTCTGCCCGTGCGCGCCGCGGCCCTCCGCGACGTGCGCGGGCAGCGCCGCCTGCCGACCGCCGGGCGCACCGGGGCGCAGCTCCAGCGAGGCGCGGTCACCGATCAGCTGGCGGCGCTCGGCGGCGTAGTCGCGGGACACCAGGTCGGCGAGCACCGCGGGGTCGGCGGAGTCGCCGTACCAGGCCTCCCGGTCGGCGAACGCGAGCTTGGCCGCCTCGACGGCGAGGTGCACGGTGTCGGCGTCGGCAGCGCCGTCGACGTAGTTGATCCGGTCGCTGAAGCCCTCCAGCAGGCGCAGCTGCTGCGCCAGCGCCGGGCCCTGCGACCAGATGCCGAACTTCGCCAGCGTCCAGTCGCCGGGCAGGTCGACGGTCAGCGGCGTCTCGTAGGTCGCCTCGAACTCGGCCATGTCCTGCGCGGTGATCACCCCGGCGTGGTCGCGCCCGGAGTTGTCCCGGTGCGGGATCCGCGCGAACTTCTCCACCGCCTCGGCGACGAAGCCCTGCGACCAGGCGCGGCGGGCGGCGTCGATCTGCGCCTCGCGGTCGCCGCCCGCGGCTTCGGCCTCGGCCAGCAGCCGCTCCCAGGTGTCGGCCAGCGTGGGGTTGCGCAGCACGCTGCCCGGCGCGGGCGCGGCGCCGTCGGTGAGCCACAGCTCGGCCGAGGTCGGCCAGTGCTCGCGGAACATGTCGCGGACGGTGTCGATCGTGGTGCTGATCCGCTCGACGATCGGGAAGCCGTTCCGGGCGTAGCCGATGGCGTGCTGGAGCACCTCGCGCAGCGTCTTGGTGCCGTGGTCGCGCAGCAGCAGCAACCAGCCGTCCCAGGCGCCGGGCACGGTGGTGGCCAACAGGCCGGTGCCGGGCACGAGCTCGAGGCCGAGCTCGTCGCGGTAGTGCGCGATGCTCGCGCCGGCGGGCGCGGGGCCCTGGCCGGCGAGGGCGCGCGGGCGCGGGTCGTCGGCCGTGGCGAACAGCGCGGGCACCTCCCCGCCCGGGCCGTTGAGGTGCGGTTCGACGACCTGGAGCACGAAGCCCGCGGCGACCGCGGCGTCGAACGCGTTGCCGTCGTCCTCGAGCACCGCCATGCCCGCGGCGGAGGCGAGCCAGTGCGTGGAGGCGACCATCCCGTGGGTACCGGCGAGTTCCGGGCGAGTGGTGAACACGTCAACCACCTTAAGGTCACATCACCCGTTCGAGCGATAGGTGACCTGAGCCGCAGCCCCTGACCAGCGCAGACGTCAGCCCACCGGGGTGCGCCCGACGCCGCGCCAGCGCAGGCCCGCCCGACGCAGCACGTCCGGATCCAGGTGGTTGCGGGTGTCGACCACCACCGGGCCGTCGAGCTCCTGCGCCACCCGGTTCCAGTCCAGCGTGCGGAACTCCTGCCACTCGGTGAGCAGCACCAGCGCCGCAGCGCCCTTCGCCGCCTGGTACGGGTCGTCGACCAGCGTCACCTCCGGGGGCAGCGCCGCGGCCCCGCCGCGCAACCCGGGGTCGAAGGCCACCAGCTCCGCGCCGCGCGCGGCCAGCAGCCGCGCCACCTCCACGGCGGGCGAGTCGCGCAGGTCGTCGGTGCCCGCCTTGAACGTCAGGCCCAGCAGCCCGATGCGGGCGCCGTCGAGCACGCCGCCGCAGGCCTGTTCGACCTTGGCCACCATGCGCTCCCGCTGCCGCGCGTTGGCCGAGATGGTGGCCTGCAGCAGCGGGAAGTCGAAGTCCACGGCCTCCGCCACCCGCAGCAGCGCCGCGGTGTCCTTCGGCAGGCACGACCCGCCCCACCCGGGGCCCGGCTGCAGGAACGCCTGCCCGATGCGGCGGTCGTAGCCCATCCCCTCGGTGACGTCGGCGATGTCGGCGCCCAGCCGCTCGCACAGCTCGGCGATCGCGTTGACGTAGGACAGCTTGGTGGCCAGGAAGCAGTTCGCCGCGTA
This region of Saccharopolyspora hordei genomic DNA includes:
- a CDS encoding nucleotide sugar dehydrogenase gives rise to the protein MFARRIVVVGTGYVGLTTGACLASLGHRVVCSDVNAEKVAELSRGEVRIHEPGLAELVQEGIAAGRLEFVVGSADAVADAEVVFLCVPTPMGSGGGADLAAVESVAREVREVLPSGCVLVTKSTVPVGTAARLRELVDRPDVAVVSNPEFLREGSAVHDFLNPDRIVVGSDTQDAAERVAALYARLGAPTVLTDAASAEMVKYAANCFLATKLSYVNAIAELCERLGADIADVTEGMGYDRRIGQAFLQPGPGWGGSCLPKDTAALLRVAEAVDFDFPLLQATISANARQRERMVAKVEQACGGVLDGARIGLLGLTFKAGTDDLRDSPAVEVARLLAARGAELVAFDPGLRGGAAALPPEVTLVDDPYQAAKGAAALVLLTEWQEFRTLDWNRVAQELDGPVVVDTRNHLDPDVLRRAGLRWRGVGRTPVG
- a CDS encoding gamma-glutamyltransferase, which translates into the protein MFTTRPELAGTHGMVASTHWLASAAGMAVLEDDGNAFDAAVAAGFVLQVVEPHLNGPGGEVPALFATADDPRPRALAGQGPAPAGASIAHYRDELGLELVPGTGLLATTVPGAWDGWLLLLRDHGTKTLREVLQHAIGYARNGFPIVERISTTIDTVRDMFREHWPTSAELWLTDGAAPAPGSVLRNPTLADTWERLLAEAEAAGGDREAQIDAARRAWSQGFVAEAVEKFARIPHRDNSGRDHAGVITAQDMAEFEATYETPLTVDLPGDWTLAKFGIWSQGPALAQQLRLLEGFSDRINYVDGAADADTVHLAVEAAKLAFADREAWYGDSADPAVLADLVSRDYAAERRQLIGDRASLELRPGAPGGRQAALPAHVAEGRGAHGQKDPSGVGIGEPTVSPTGESRGDTVHIDVVDRWGNMVSATPSGGWLQSSPTIPELGFCLGSRAQMFWLDEGLPNSLAPGKRPRITLSPSLALRGGVPTLAFGTPGGDQQDQWQLCFWLAHVHGGLNLQEAIDAPAWHTGAFPGSFFPRSWEPGRVVAESRLGAETLAELERRGHDVLDAGPWALGRLSAVSRDPETGLLRAAANPRGAQGYAVGR